In Chaetodon trifascialis isolate fChaTrf1 chromosome 23, fChaTrf1.hap1, whole genome shotgun sequence, the following proteins share a genomic window:
- the mtm1 gene encoding myotubularin, translating into MASPVSVYNSNALDTHISSTSRESLKMELLADVSLLPGEDRIIDKDIIYICPFSGAVKGKVLITNYRLYFKSSDADVAVILDVPLGAISRVEKMGGASSRGENSYGLDITCKDMRNLRFALKQEGHSRRDIFELLFRHAFPLSHSLPLFAYVTQEKYEERGWNIYNPIEEFRRQGLPNNKWRITFINKNYELCDTYPVVLAVPFKSKEEDLRRVAAFRSRGRIPVLSWIHRENQAVIVRCSQPLVGMSGKRNKDDERYLDLIREANDTTKLTIYDARPNVNAVANKATGGGYEGDEYQNAELIFLDIQNIHVMRESLKKLKDIVYPNVEESHWLSSLESTHWLEHIKLVLSGAIQVADKVSGGNSVVVHCSDGWDRTAQLTSLAMLMLDSHYRTLRGFQVLIEKEWISFGHKFASRIGHGDKNHADQDRSPIFVQFIDCVWQMTKQFPTAFEFNERLLLTILDHLYSCRFGTFLYNCESARDQHEVRSKTVSLWSLVNSKMDIYLNPFYTPESGRVLYPVASMRHLELWVTYYIRWNPRIRQQQQSPVEQRYKELLALRDEYLKKLEELQRSDSSPSSRLANSPTPNTSSSSTPSQQYTHLQTPL; encoded by the exons ATGGCCTCACCAGTCTCAGTCTACAATTCTAACGCCTtggacacacacatctccagT accTCCAGAGAGTCTCTGAAGATGGAGTTGTTAGCTGATGTGTCTCTGTTACCAGGGGAGGACAGAATTATAG ATAAAGACATCATCTACATCTGTCCGTTCAGTGGAGCTGTGAAAGGCAAAGTGTTGATCACCAACTACAGACTCTACTTTAAGAGCTCAGATGCT GATGTGGCAGTGATCCTGGACGTTCCTCTGGGTGCCATCAGTCGGGTGGAGAAGATGGGTGGGGCATCAAGCAGAGGAGAGAATTCCTATGGCCTGGATATCACctgcaag GACATGAGGAACTTGAGGTTTGCCTTGAAGCAAGAGGGTCACAGCAGAAGAGATATCTTCGAGCTCCTCTTCAGACATGCCTTCCCCCTCTCACATAGTCTG CCATTGTTTGCATATGTGACTCAGGAGAAGTACGAGGAACGCGGTTGGAACATCTACAACCCCATAGAGGAGTTCAGACGGCAG GGTTTACCTAATAACAAGTGGCGTATTACATTCATCAATAAGAACTATGAGTTGTGTGACACCTACCCTGTTGTGTTGGCGGTACCCTTTAAAAGTAAAGAGGAGGACCTCAGAAGAGTGGCAGCCTTCAGGTCAAGAGGACGCATACCG GTCCTATCATGGATCCACAGGGAGAACCAGGCAGTGATTGTGCGCTGCAGCCAGCCTCTGGTTGGTATGTCTGGTAAAAGAAACAAGGACGACGAGCGCTACTTGGATCTTATCAGGGAGGCAAACGACACCACCAAGCTCACCATCTATGATGCTCGACCCAATGTCAACGCTGTGGCCAACAAG GCCACAGGAGGAGGTTATGAGGGCGATGAGTACCAAAACGCAGAGCTCATCTTCTTGGACATTCAGAATATCCACGTCATGAGGGAATCCCTGAAGAAACTCAAAGACATTGTCTACCCCAATGTAGAGGAATCTCATTGGCTGTCCAGTCTAGAGTCTACACACTGGCTAGAGCATATTAAG CTGGTGTTGTCAGGAGCCATCCAAGTGGCAGACAAGGTTTCCGGTGGAAATTCAGTGGTGGTTCACTGCAGTGATGGCTGGGACAGAACTGCTCAGCTCACCTCTCTGGCCATGCTGATGCTGGACAGTCACTACCGCACTCTCAGAGGATTCCAG gtgCTGATTGAGAAGGAATGGATCAGCTTTGGGCACAAGTTTGCCTCA aGGATAGGCCATGGTGACAAGAACCATGCAGATCAGGACAGATCACCCATCTTTGTTCAGTTCATCGACTGCGTATGGCAGATGACTAAACAG TTTCCTACAGCCTTTGAGTTTAATGAGCGCCTCCTGCTGACAATCCTGGATCATCTCTACAGCTGTCGCTTTGGGACTTTCCTCTACAACTGTGAGAGTGCACGAGACCAGCAT GAGGTGAGGTCGAAGACGgtgtctctgtggtctctgGTCAACAGTAAGatggacatttatttaaatCCCTTCTACACCCCGGAGTCTGGCAGGGTCCTCTACCCCGTTGCCAGCATGCGCCACCTAGAGCTGTGGGTAACATACTACATTCGCTGGAACCCGCGCATCCGACAACAG cagcagagtccAGTGGAGCAGCGCTACAAGGAACTGTTGGCCCTTAGAGACGAGTACTTGAAGAAGCTGGAAGAGCTCCAGCGATCTgactcctccccttcctcccgTCTGGCCAACAGCCCCACCCccaacacctcctcctcctccacaccatcaCAGCAatacacacacctacaaacTCCCCTCTGA